Part of the Henckelia pumila isolate YLH828 chromosome 2, ASM3356847v2, whole genome shotgun sequence genome is shown below.
ATCTCCAAGCTAGGGTTCTTCGGCTTCTCAAGGCTAGATCGTTCCGCAGTccaggttaatcccaatcagacgatccaggcaagtttttactgtttttaaacccattcaagaatatagttattttcaagataaaaccctaggtgtttgattgatgatctatgaatgttttcttgaaaatttctatgagtatgttgcttgattgtgatacgtgaagcattcctgagatgttcggttcatgtttattgagttttgaaagtTTTGAATGCACAAGATCAGATtttttgggtaaaagtagtTTTGAAGGTTTTTAATTCAACATCTTTGAAATGATTGATGAATTGGTacaagttattttgagattatgatgttgttgaatggtatttttgatgaaaaaacgtcccaaagcattgtgggttttgaagaaagtgcagaaaagatcagttttcGGAATCAGACGCAGCGACGGCACGCCCGCGCCTGAGCTGCGAAATCTCTGCGCACAGACGGCGCGCCCGCGTTACTAAGTAGAGCGCCTGCACCGCTTTGTCGCATGAAGTGCGAGCGggcggcgcggccgcgcctcaggCTCGAACTTCCCACcccattttatgattttttgagtcctaaaaatcatgattttgatactttaatgtattttaattatttttaagaatgttcatgaagaattttaaagttttcaaggtccgaaacggatggaatgcctcacgtggatcagtcaagttatgtattgcatgattatgtgattttctcatgaaagttaatttctcatgaaatgttttgacggattttaagcatgtagcatcacgagaaactttatgagcatgtacgagatttatgaaatgacatgataagatgaatgatatgatgcatggaaaatattttgatgatttatgcatcttgtggtgattatatggggtatgcacttcgggatgagctccggagcgactatccaaacatggctcacgggatggttatacggggtatgcacttcgggttgagctccgaagcggctatccaaagaatgaaagtttacgggcttaatgtcatatgcttgttgatcaacagaaaactatgaatggctcgttatgacggttaccacactactcatacttcatcttcccaaatatttttatgatatgacTATATTAAActtatgtttattgcatgggagtttaagttaatgttttccttttaaagttagaaaatccttttctgcatgctcttgctgagtctttcgactcactatacttaaatggtgcaggtaatgatgatgtgaatgcttttattgatgattatgtgggcggacatgaagaagaggcaggggtcggtccaacgggcaatgcatgagtgtgaatgctttagaatggaagatgttttaaacctttttatttgatgagagacaaacaagttttaatatttttttttgttgatggccatgttttggcaaatatttttagatgctattttattttgtgcacattttatacgctattttaataaataagatgatgcttccgcaaagtttttctttttaccaaatttttaagtaagtatgtttgagtaacgtttcgattgagaaattgggacgttacagcttggtatcagagcagttcgctctgggtttGTCGCACACATGCATTCTCGCCACGACCCTGTGCttcgtcttcatgtctgtaagttcTATGTTATGGATTGTTTAAGATGCATGATAGCTTTTGCGATTAATATTTATGCATGTTAATTAGgatgttatatttaaataacgTAATTAAGCATGTGGACTGTATGGGCATCAGGATCATGGCTAACCGTCGGAATCCGAACAATGAGGACAATCAGAATAACCAGTTTTTGGCTGGGTTGGCGACTCTGTTGCAAGAGCAGAGTAGAGCCCAAGGGGAGCAGATTCAACAGTTAATCCAAGCACAAGCGGGAGGACGGAACAACAATCAGTCACTACTAACTAATCCGATCTTTAAACAGTTTAAGGATCTAGGGCCGCAGGAGTTCAGAGGAGGGGCTGATCCCCTTGTAGCCGAGGAATGGGTGCAGTCAGTGGAGACCATTTTTGACTACATGCAGCTCACTGATGCAGACCGTGTGAGGTGTGCCATCTTTATGTTTCGTGATGATGCAAGAGTTTGGTGGCAGGGAGCCCGTTATGCTGTGGATATGACTACGttgacttggaatggattcaaaGATGCgttctatgggaaatatttcacTATTAGCACCAGGACTAGACTTGCTAGAGAATTCTTGGAGCTCCGCCAATGGAGCATGTCCATTGCTGAGTATGTGAAGAAGTTTGAAAGGGGGAGGtattttgtgcccatgatttcgGGTAATGCTGGAGAGGAGTTGAAGCATTTCACGGAGGGACTGAATGTCACTATTCGTCGTGATGTCAGATTGAGTGGGGCACAAATGTACCGAGCAGCAGTCGATGAGGCTATGTTGTCAGAAAAAGATGGGAATGATATTATCAAAGAATCGCAAGCGAAAAGAGCCAGTTACCAAGGGAGAGAACAAAAAGGGTCTAGTCAGAAGAGACCGTACCAAGCTCCAGCTCAAAGAAgaccgcagcagcagcagcgcCAAAACCTCAATCAGGCGCGACCTCAGGGACAGAATCAGCTGAACGCCAATGCTCCAAGGCCGGCGAATGCACCTATCTGTCAAAAGTGTGGGAAGCCATACTCAGGTCAATGCATGCTTGGGACCAATACTTGCTTTCTTTG
Proteins encoded:
- the LOC140878374 gene encoding uncharacterized protein, producing MANRRNPNNEDNQNNQFLAGLATLLQEQSRAQGEQIQQLIQAQAGGRNNNQSLLTNPIFKQFKDLGPQEFRGGADPLVAEEWVQSVETIFDYMQLTDADRVRCAIFMFRDDARVWWQGARYAVDMTTLTWNGFKDAFYGKYFTISTRTRLAREFLELRQWSMSIAEYVKKFERGRYFVPMISGNAGEELKHFTEGLNVTIRRDVRLSGAQMYRAAVDEAMLSEKDGNDIIKESQAKRASYQGREQKGSSQKRPYQAPAQRRPQQQQRQNLNQARPQGQNQLNANAPRPANAPICQKCGKPYSGQCMLGTNTCFLCKKPGHFAKDCPQSKDPIRGRVFAMTHNQVDPDSAIVTGMIRIAGLPAFVLIDSGATHSFISVNFMMKLGVLPDESISKFCVSLPSGEELESSSVVRNCKVQMRSLVLCADFIVLKMVDFDAIFGMDWLSRHEAIIDCKRKTVSLKDQNGKPFVFRTTS